The uncultured Roseibium sp. DNA segment CGCGCTTTGTGAAGAGATGAAGGTCGAATGCGAATTCGTTACCCAGGACTGGGACGGCATGATCCCGGCTCTGCAGGCCGGCAAGTTCGACGCGGTCATCGCTTCCATGTCGATCACCGAAGAGCGCAAGCAGAAGGTCGACTTCACCAACAAATACTACAACACCCCGCCGGCGATCGCCGTGCCGAAGGATTCCAAGCTCAAGGGCACGACCGACGAAGACCTCAAGGGTGTGCTGCTTGGTGCGCAGTCTTCCACGACGCATTCGAATTACGCCGAAGAAAAGCTGCCGTCGGCCGACCTGAAGCTCTATCCGACGCCGGATGAATACAAACTCGACATTGCCAACGGCCGTATCGACGCCGTGATCGACGACGTCGTTGTGCTGTCCGACTGGCTCAAGTCCGATGACGGCGCCTGCTGCAAACTTCTCGGCACGCTGAAGCCCGATCCGGTGATCAACGGCGAAGGCGCCGGCATCGCAATCCGCAAGGAAGACGGTGACCTGAAGGAAATGTTCAACAAGGCCATCGCAGGAATTCTGGCCAGCGGGAAATACAAGAAAATCAACGACAAGTACTTTGAATTCGACGTTTATGGCGGCTAGTCAGACCTTGTAGACCGCAGGACACCAGAGCGCGGCGGAAAACCTACGCCGCGCTCTTTCCATGAAGGGGTAACAGAATGAAGGCGGCGCCAAGCGGATGAACGAGGCACTGACGCTCTTGTCCTTCGGGGACGCCGGCTGGGGCGATGAAATCGCTCAGGGTGTTCTGATCACCGTCTCGCTCGCCGTTGCCACGCTTCCTTTCGGACTGGCCCTCGGTTTTATCCTGGCTCTTGCCAAGAAATGTAACGAGCCTTCCCTTCGCCTCGCGGCCAATATCTACACGACCATTTTCCGGGGCCTACCTGAACTGCTCACCCTGTTTCTGGTCTATTTCGGTGTACAGATCGGTATCCAGCAGGCTCTGAAGCTCATGGGAGTGGACGCCTATGTCGAGGTCAATTCCTTTGTCGCTGGCATGGTCGCGCTGGCCCTGGTTTTTTCGTCTTATGCTTCGGAAGCGTTTCTGTCCGCTTTTAGCGGTATCCCCCAGGGACAATATGAGGGCGGATATTCCCTCGGCCTGTCGCGTGGCAAGACAATGCGGCTCATCGTCCTGCCGCAACTTATCCGGCTTGCCCTTCCTGCACTCGGAAACCTCTGGCTCATCCTGCTTAAGGACACCGCGCTGATCTCGGTGGTCGGGCTCTCCGACCTCGTGCGGCAGTCGGGTATTGCCGCACGTGTCACGAAGGAACCGTTTCTGTTTTTCGGCGTTGCCTGCCTGATCTATGTGGTGCTCGCCATGATTTCCTCTATCGGCCTCTCCCGGATCGAGATCTGGTCGAAACGCGGGGAGAGCGAACGGTAATGGCCTCTCCTGCTTCCCCCACCCTTCCGCCGCCGCCGGTCGCCCGCCCCTGGAGCAAGTCGCGGATCGTCGGACATGTGCTGATGGCGCTCTGGATCGTCGCCGGTGCTGCCCTTCTCTACTATCTCAGTCTCAATGTGGTCAGCCCGTTCTTCCTGAAGTACTGGCCAAAATACATCGATGGCTTCATCGTCACGATAAAGATCGTCGGCCTGTCGCTCCTGATCGGCGCGGCCCTTTCCATTCCGATCGCGGTCGCCAGGTCGTCCAAAAACCCGATCCTGAACGGCCTCTCCTACAGCTATGTCTACTTCTTCCGCGGCACGCCCCTGCTGGCGCAAACGTTTCTGATCTACTACGGCGCCGGCTCCTTTCGAGATGCCTTGGACGATATCGGATTGTGGTGGTTTTTCCGTGACGCGACCTATTGTGTGATCTTTGCATTTTCGCTCAATACGTCGGCCTATCAGGCGGAAATCCTGCGTGGGGCGATCGAGAATGTGCCTAAGGGCCAATGGGAAGGCGCTGAAGCCCTTGGCTTGTCCAGGCCGGTGATCTTCTTCAAGATCATCCTGCCCCAGGCGCTAATGGTGGCACTGAGGCCCTACGGCAACGAGATCATCCTGATGATCAAGGGATCCGCGATCGCCGCCATCGTCACCATCTATGACATCATGGGGGAAACCCGGCGCGCCTATTCGCGCTCCTACGACTTCCAGGCCTATATCTGGGCAGCGGTCCTGTATCTGTTCCTGGTGGAAATGTTGCGCCGGCTCTGGGATAAGTTTGAAGCTCGCCTGACCCGTCATTTGATACGCTGAACCGCACCTATCTCTTAAGCGCAACGCGCGGCTGCCTCTGCGGCGCGCGCTTTGAGCCAGGCGATAAACATCTTCAGCGGCGGGCGCCGCACGCCGGGCCTGGTCACCATGTGATAGCCCGAAGATGTCGGTTTGATATCCTCATAAAGAACCTTGAGATTGCCCGCGTCGATATCCGCTTCCACGAAAATCTTCGCGGTCGCGGAAATGCCGTGGCCCCGGCGCAGACCATCGAGCACCATGAAGCCCGGAAGATGGGTGATGTTCAGCTTAGATCTGGGAACGATCCCCTGACGTTCGAGCCAGAGTGACAATTCATTGGTGCCCAGTTCCTGGAGCCACGGAAAGTCCTGAATCTCCGCCGGATCGCACATGGACCGGTCACCGACAAGGCTTTCCGCGCCGACGATCACGTAGTTGGAAGGCAGCAGCATTTCCGATTCCAGGCCCGGCCAGTTGCCGTCGCCGAAGCGGATGGCAAGGTCGATCCCGCCCGGTGCGAATTCGACGACATCGCCGGTCGGGTTCAGCATCAACTCTATGTCCGGGTACTGATGCTTGAAATCGGAAATCCGCGGCATCAGCCAACTGACGGCGAAGGCCGGTGTCATGGTCACGTTGAGTGCGCGTGACTGGTCCGTCTGAAGGAGGCCGTCCACCGTCTCCTGCAGGATCGCGAACCCTTCCCTGAGCCCATCGGCCAGTTGCAGGCCTTCCGGTGTCAGCGCCACACCCCGCCCTTCCCGGACCACAAGCCGGGCGCCCAGCCGTTCCTCCAGCGATCGGACCTGCTGGCTGATTGCTGCGTGGGAAACGTTCAGGTCCCTTCCGGCTGCGGAAAAACTCTTTTTCTCAGCCACCGCCGCAAATGCCCTCAGGCTGCTGAGCGAAGGCAGGTTACGCCACTCCATATGTAATCCTGACTTACATTTGAAAATTTTAGATGATTGGAATTTATCGCGGAACTCCGGCATTGTCCAACCATCGAAGACGCAGAGGAGTGTTAGACAATGTTCGATGTTTTTGCACAGGCATTCATGACCGCCGCCCGGTACAGCCCCTATTCCCGCCCGCATCCGTCGAAAGAGCAAAAGCTTGCAAAGCGTCCCCGGACGTCCTCCACTGAGGAGCGGTCGGAGTACCGCCCGAGGTTCTGGATCTGACGGCTTCAGAGCGTCGGTCGATAACTTTGAACCATTTGATGGCAGAAAGCGGTTCATTCGGCTAGGCGCGTCGCGAAGTGCGATGCGGTGCATCGTGCAAGCGGCGCAACACAGCCGATGAACTGCTTTCTGCCACCCGAAGGGCCGAGCTCTTTTGCCCGCTGACTGCGTTGGCTCGCACTTGTGGTGGGATCCACCACGGCGCGCAATCCTCCTTGTCAGCAGACAAAAGCGCACCGGTCAAATGGTTCAAAGTTATCGACCGACGCTCTAGCCTGACAGATGGCTGCGGATGCGCTAGAACCCGAAACACTGAATTGAAAGGCCCGGCGAATTGCCGGGCCTTTCACTGCGACTTGAGGAGGAAGCGGGATATGGCAAAGGTTGCATTCATCGGTCTGGGCGTCATGGGCTACCCCATGGCCGGCTTTTTGAAGACCAAGGGCGGACATGACGTTACCGTCTACAACCGCACCACGGCAAAGGCCGAAAAATGGGCGGACGAGTACGGCGGCCATGTCGCCCAGACCCCGGAACAGGCCGCGGAAGGCTGCGACTTCGTCCTCGCATGCGTCGGCAATGACGACGACCTTCGCTCCGTCACCACGGCCGAAAACGGCGCCTTCCACGGCTTGAAGCCCGGAGCGGTCTTCATCGACCACACAACGGCTTCCGCGGAAGTCGCCCGCGAACTCTACGCGGCCGCCAAGGCCAAGGGTTGCGGTTTCATCGATGCGCCCGTGTCCGGCGGCCAGGCGGGTGCCGAAAACGGCGTCCTGACCGTCATGTGCGGTGGCGATCAGGCGGATTTCGACAAGGCCAAGCCGATCATCGATTGCTTTGCCAAGTTTGCGGGCCTGATGGGCGAGGCCGGTGCCGGCCAGCTGACCAAGATGGTCAACCAGATCTGCATCGCCGGCCTGGTCCAAGGCCTTTCGGAAGCGATCCATTTCGCCAAGAAAGCCGAGCTCGACGTCCCCAAGGTGATTGCGGCGATCAAGGGGGGCGCTGCCCAATCCTGGCAGATGGAAAACCGCTGGGAGACCATGAACAATGGCAAGTTCGACTATGGCTTTGCGGTCGACTGGATGCGCAAGGATCTCGGCATCTGCCTGAAGACCGCCAACGACACCGGTGCCCGGCTTCCGGTCACGGCCCTAGTCGATCAGTTCTATGCGGAAGTCCAGGCTATGGGCGGCAATCGCTGGGACACGTCTAGCCTGATCGCCCGACTGGAAAACGCCGACAAGAAATAGGCCCGGCGTCTTGACCGCCGCTGCCCACTGGACCGTCGAGGCGATTCTGGCGGATCTCAGACAAGCCGGCTCGGAAGAAAACCGGGTCGGCATGAAGCGGTTCGGTATTCAGGTTGACCGGGCCTTCGGTGTGCCGATGGCGGTCACCCGGCCACTCGCGAAGACAATCGGCAAGGACCCGGCGCTGTCGGCGGCACTCTGGGAAACCGGCTGACACGAGGCGCGGTTCCTTGCGGGTCTGATTGCCGATCCCAAACAGATCACTCCGGCGCAGATGGATGCCTGGGTAAGTGGCTTCAATTCCTGGGATCTGTGCGATCAGGTTTGCGCCGTCTTTGCCAAAACGGACCATGCCGCCGAAAAGATTGCCGCTTATGCGGCCGATGAACGGGAATTCGTCCGGCGAGCCGGCTTCGCCATGATTGCCTGGCGGGCGGTTCACGCCAAGAAAGCGCCGGACAACGAGTTTCTTGGCTATCTCGACCTAATTGCCGACAAGGCAGCTGATCCGCGCAACTATGTTTTCAAGGCGGTGAGCTGGGCCTTGCGCCAGATCGGCAAACGATGCTTACCCCTGCACAGGCCGGCACTTGCGCTCGCAGAGCGCCTTACGGCCTCCAGCGACAAGACCGAACGGCGTATCGGCAGGGAAGCCTGCCGCGAGCTCACCGCTGAAAAGACCCTTCTCCGGCTGCAGCAGAAAGCGCAGAAGGCGGGCAGGCATCCGTCATCAGACTTCAAAAAGATCAATTGAAAATGTCCCTCCCGGATCATCGAGGGAGAGGCAGTTGGCGCGCTCCGGGGAGGCGAACTCCCCGAAGTCGCTGCGGAGGAACTGTTACTCGGCCGCTTCCTTGACGATGTCGTTCAGCAACGTATTCACATCGGCGATCGCCTTTATGGAAGCCTCGTCGCCGATTGCGGTCAAGTTGCGGTAGCCAACAACGATGGTCCCCGGCTTGTCGGCTGCCTCATAGACAAAGACCCCATAGGGACAGAAAGCGATGTTGGCCGGATCGGCCTCCATGGCCGCACGCGACAGCACGGCGGAGCAAAACAGCATCGACTGTGCGTTGGCATAGATGTCCTTCTTGGCGCCAACATCGGCACCGGTGCGCGCCAGCATGTCGCCGATATGGGAGACATAATCGACAACCAGGCCACGGTTGACGATGGCGTTTTCCAGGGCGAACCGGACATCCTCAAACTCACCCTCGACCGTGTAGGTCGTCGTGACATCATTCGGCGGCACATCGGCTGCCATGGCCGCTGTGCTCAGCGTCGCCACCATTCCGGCAGCGAGCATCATTTTCTTGAAGAATCCAGTCATGCTATCCTCCCAATTTAGCCAGTTCGATTATCTTAAGCGAACCGGACATTCTTCTGTTTGATACATCTCAATTTCTGAATACATCCGCACGAACCGGACTGCCAATCACGCTCTTGTCATCGACGATCCGACCCGAACACAAGGCGCTCTCTGCGCGCGACGTCACTCCGGCTTCGGTTTTTCCGTCACCACATAGCCGAGCGGCAGTTGGGTCGTGCTCTTGATCTGCTCCATCGCGAAGGTGGTCGAGACGTCCGAAATGTCGATCTTGGCAATCAGCCTTTTGTAAAAGGCATCATAGGCCTCAATGTCCGGCACGGCCACGCGCAAAAGATAATCCACCTGCCCCGCCATGCGGTAAAATTCGACGACCTCCGGAAACTCGGAGATCACATCTGCGAATTTCTTCAACCAGTCTTCGGTGTGCTGGCTGGTGGTGATGGCGACGAAGGCCGTCACCTTTACATTGACCCTCCTGGGATCGAGCAGGGCAACGCGGCCCGTGATGACCCCCTCCTCCTCCATCTTCTGGATCCGTCGCCAGCACGGCGTCGTGGACAGGCCCACCCGCCGGCCGATTTCGGCGACGGGGACGGTGCAGTCCTCCTGCAGAATGGAAAGAATCCGACGGTCGATACGGTCAATCATGCTGGGTTCCGCATTGGCAGTGGGCACAGCAAACGCCAATGGCGCCTGATGGCCTGGATTTATGTTTCAAGGGAGACGGAGCGGATTAGAACCACTTTCTAATCCTGACCATCGATGCGCAAAATTAGATTTTTCTTCTAAGAATATCGCCGTAAATCCTTGCCAACATTCCTTTCGAATGTCAATTCCCTTGCTATCGGAGAATATTTTTCTCATTCAATGCACAACACTTTCGGAGTTTGCCATGTATGGCTTCCTGCAATCTTCACTGATCAAAACGGCCGGTGCCGTCGCGGTTCTGGTCGCCGGCCTCGCTCTTCCGGCCGCAGCCGAAACCCCTGACCTTACACCGCTGGTTTCGACCCAGTGGCTGCAGGACAATCTGGACAACGAGCAGGTCCTCATTCTGGACACCCGTTCGCCGATCTCGAAGTCCGGCAAGGACGATTACCTGAAAGGCCATATCCCCGGCGCGATCTGGAGCGAATATCCGGGTTACTGGCGCACGGAGCGCGACGGTGTCGAAGGTGTCCTCCCGTCGGTCGAAAAGATGGAGGCCGTGCTCTCCGAACTGGGTGTTTCGGACGAAAAGGCCGTGGTGATCGTTCCCGACGGCAAGTCCAGCCTCGAATTCGGCGCAGCGACCCGTATCTACTGGACATTCAAGTATCTCGGCCATGAGAATGTCGCCATTCTCGACGGCGGCCAGGCGGCGTGGGTTGCTGAAAAGCGCCCGCTGGACACCGGTAACGTCGTTCCGGTCGGCGATCTTTTCGTTGCCGAACCCAATGAAGCCCTTCTGGTCTCAACCGATGACGTGGCGGGTGGCCTCGGAAGCAAGGCCGTTTATCTCGACGCGCGCCCCGCAAAGC contains these protein-coding regions:
- a CDS encoding ABC transporter substrate-binding protein yields the protein MHIKRLAAAAAIVLAAVGGAQAKDWSKVRIGTEGAYPPFNSLTSDGQLVGFDIDIANALCEEMKVECEFVTQDWDGMIPALQAGKFDAVIASMSITEERKQKVDFTNKYYNTPPAIAVPKDSKLKGTTDEDLKGVLLGAQSSTTHSNYAEEKLPSADLKLYPTPDEYKLDIANGRIDAVIDDVVVLSDWLKSDDGACCKLLGTLKPDPVINGEGAGIAIRKEDGDLKEMFNKAIAGILASGKYKKINDKYFEFDVYGG
- a CDS encoding ABC transporter permease; translation: MNEALTLLSFGDAGWGDEIAQGVLITVSLAVATLPFGLALGFILALAKKCNEPSLRLAANIYTTIFRGLPELLTLFLVYFGVQIGIQQALKLMGVDAYVEVNSFVAGMVALALVFSSYASEAFLSAFSGIPQGQYEGGYSLGLSRGKTMRLIVLPQLIRLALPALGNLWLILLKDTALISVVGLSDLVRQSGIAARVTKEPFLFFGVACLIYVVLAMISSIGLSRIEIWSKRGESER
- a CDS encoding ABC transporter permease, producing MASPASPTLPPPPVARPWSKSRIVGHVLMALWIVAGAALLYYLSLNVVSPFFLKYWPKYIDGFIVTIKIVGLSLLIGAALSIPIAVARSSKNPILNGLSYSYVYFFRGTPLLAQTFLIYYGAGSFRDALDDIGLWWFFRDATYCVIFAFSLNTSAYQAEILRGAIENVPKGQWEGAEALGLSRPVIFFKIILPQALMVALRPYGNEIILMIKGSAIAAIVTIYDIMGETRRAYSRSYDFQAYIWAAVLYLFLVEMLRRLWDKFEARLTRHLIR
- a CDS encoding LysR family transcriptional regulator → MEWRNLPSLSSLRAFAAVAEKKSFSAAGRDLNVSHAAISQQVRSLEERLGARLVVREGRGVALTPEGLQLADGLREGFAILQETVDGLLQTDQSRALNVTMTPAFAVSWLMPRISDFKHQYPDIELMLNPTGDVVEFAPGGIDLAIRFGDGNWPGLESEMLLPSNYVIVGAESLVGDRSMCDPAEIQDFPWLQELGTNELSLWLERQGIVPRSKLNITHLPGFMVLDGLRRGHGISATAKIFVEADIDAGNLKVLYEDIKPTSSGYHMVTRPGVRRPPLKMFIAWLKARAAEAAARCA
- a CDS encoding NAD(P)-dependent oxidoreductase, producing the protein MAKVAFIGLGVMGYPMAGFLKTKGGHDVTVYNRTTAKAEKWADEYGGHVAQTPEQAAEGCDFVLACVGNDDDLRSVTTAENGAFHGLKPGAVFIDHTTASAEVARELYAAAKAKGCGFIDAPVSGGQAGAENGVLTVMCGGDQADFDKAKPIIDCFAKFAGLMGEAGAGQLTKMVNQICIAGLVQGLSEAIHFAKKAELDVPKVIAAIKGGAAQSWQMENRWETMNNGKFDYGFAVDWMRKDLGICLKTANDTGARLPVTALVDQFYAEVQAMGGNRWDTSSLIARLENADKK
- a CDS encoding DUF302 domain-containing protein; translation: MTGFFKKMMLAAGMVATLSTAAMAADVPPNDVTTTYTVEGEFEDVRFALENAIVNRGLVVDYVSHIGDMLARTGADVGAKKDIYANAQSMLFCSAVLSRAAMEADPANIAFCPYGVFVYEAADKPGTIVVGYRNLTAIGDEASIKAIADVNTLLNDIVKEAAE
- a CDS encoding Lrp/AsnC family transcriptional regulator, giving the protein MDRIDRRILSILQEDCTVPVAEIGRRVGLSTTPCWRRIQKMEEEGVITGRVALLDPRRVNVKVTAFVAITTSQHTEDWLKKFADVISEFPEVVEFYRMAGQVDYLLRVAVPDIEAYDAFYKRLIAKIDISDVSTTFAMEQIKSTTQLPLGYVVTEKPKPE
- a CDS encoding sulfurtransferase translates to MYGFLQSSLIKTAGAVAVLVAGLALPAAAETPDLTPLVSTQWLQDNLDNEQVLILDTRSPISKSGKDDYLKGHIPGAIWSEYPGYWRTERDGVEGVLPSVEKMEAVLSELGVSDEKAVVIVPDGKSSLEFGAATRIYWTFKYLGHENVAILDGGQAAWVAEKRPLDTGNVVPVGDLFVAEPNEALLVSTDDVAGGLGSKAVYLDARPAKQFSGAEKHKAATRFGHIPGAVNFDQDMFYDRKTNRLKSPAELTALEPAAVKGTDAPVISYCNTGHWAATNWFVLSELLGRKNVTVYDASMVGWSRQKDLPISGSDKAVASN